The following nucleotide sequence is from Dehalococcoidia bacterium.
CATCGCGGAATTATGCCGCTTCAGCCCCGCACCTGTCTCCATAAAAGGCGATATACGTATGCCTGGTGAAAATTACGGGGAACGCCTGCTGAGCCTGTTGCAGCATAGACCCGTTGCCAATCAGCTTGTTTTAGAGCTCGGCGACGCGGCACCCGCCTTTTTTATCCAGGAGATAGCCCGCGCATCGCCGGGATTCCGGCTGAACATAGCGCCCGGCTCTCACGACGAGAGTGTGAGAAAAATGCTGGGGCACACATACTCCAACCGGGACCTCGAATCTACCATAGAGTCCGCTCTCAGGGCCAAAGTTCAGAGTGTGGAAATCCTGTTCCTGATCGGGTTGCCCGGTCAGACTGCTGAATCTGTTATTGAAACTACAATCTATTGTGAATACCTGCTCAGGCGTTTCGACGGCGACAGGCGGCTGTCTCTTTCCATCGCTCCGTGCTCTTTGCCTTGTAGTTCTCCGCTTCTCGAAAGCCCTGAGAGTTACGGCTTCAAGCCACGTTTTCGCACATTTGAGCAGCGCCTCGATGCCCTCGCCTTGCCGGGTTGGAAGGACAGGTTGGAATACCAGACGGCAGAGATGTCTACAGAGCAGATTGCGGCAGCAACTTATGGTTCGCTTATATTCCTGGTTCGCCTCAAAGCCAAATACGGCCAGCTCCCATACAGGAAATCCGAAGAGATAGTGGCAAACTACGCACGAGGCATTGAGATGAGCTATCGGTTAGACGAAATCATAAAAAACGGACGCACAGATGAACTGGCTTCCCTCAAACCTGAAATTGACCGTATTAATGATTACGCCGCAGGTTCTCACCAGAATCTCAGCCTTCCGTTAATGATGATGCGTCCACAAAATCTGCTGGCTCTGGGGAAAGCCATGGCTGAGAGTAACCCATGGCGGCGCTGAAGTTAGCTTAAGAATAGATTTGAGTTACCAGAGGTTATCTAAAGAGCTTCCTTAAACATGGAATCCAGCATGTAATAGATGGCTTCCCGGCGGCTGCGCACACTGATTTTGGAATAGATGCTGTTGATGTGATTCTTCACCGTCTTTTCTTCGATATCAAGCGACGCCGCTATCTCGCGGTTGTCTTTGCCTGCGGCAATAAGCCTCAGTATCTCGTCCTCGCGCTGGGTTAAAACGCCCCGTTCACTTTCAAACCTATGGATTCTCGCTTCTTCCGGGATGGAAGGAATATTAACGAGCTGCCCTGAGGCCACCGCCCTAATGGCGTCAGTCAATGACTCCGGCGCGAAATGCCCGTAAACCAGGTACCCCCTAGCGCCGGCGAGCATGGCATTCATATGCACCGCTGGATCATCAATCACTGTCGCCATGAGTATACGGGCGTCAGGTTTCTCGCGAAGAAGCATTGAAGTCGCTTCGATGCCATCGATATCTGACATGCGGATATCCATCAAGACGACATCAGCCGGGCACTCGTGCAGCCGTTTTAGCGCCTCCGAGCCGCTCGATGCTTCTCCCACGACGGCGATACCGTCTTCCGCCTCCAGAACGCTGCGCAGGCCGCGCCTGGCGACGAAGTTGTCATCCACGATGAATACCTTTATGCTGCTCATTGTCCGCCCGCCGGTTTCTTCTGTGCTTTATCCAGCGGGATGACGACCGAGATTACGGTTCCCCTGCCGTCGCTGTTTATCAGAAAAGACCCTCCCGCCAGTTCAACGCGTTCTTTCATCGAAACCAGCCCCAGCCGGCCCATCCGTACAAAAGAATAAAGATCTTCCGTCGTGCAGGTAAAACCGTGTCCGTTATCACAGATTTCCAGTTTTAGTAACTCGTCTGTCGATACGAGCGAAACTTTCACTCGCGAGGCACCTGAATGTCTTTGAATATTGGCCAGCGCCTCCTCTACCATCCGGCGCAGGTCATGTGCCCGTTTTAAAGGTAATTCCGGTACCTCTCCCGAGAATACAAGCTCGGCTGCGATACCCGATTTCTTTCGCCAGCTTCCGACAATCCCCTCAATCTGTGGTTTTATTCCCTCGTGGACGTTTCCATTTTCATCGCGCAACTCGAAAACTACTCCCCTGATTTCCTGGCTCATGCTGTTGCACACTTCTTCTATGTAACGCGCCCGTTCCTCGACCGGGTGCGTGTCTTTGCGCTCGGAAACCCTGCTCAGCGCATGCGCCTCGAGCGCCAGTCCCTGCAGGCTTTTAAGGACTGTGTCGTGCAGTTCGTTGGAAATGCGACGGCGTTCCAGCAGCAGCGTCTTTTCGGTGGACAGCGCTTCGGCATAGGCCCGCTGTTTACGCGACTCCCTGACCACCATGCCCACCATTATAGAGATTAGAGTTATCAGACCTACCCAGAAAACATAGGCCGCCAGGTCAAAACTCATATCCAGAAAGCTCACTCTGTATATCCACGCCGCGGACAGACCCAGGATAAAAAACGCGCCGGTCAACAGGCTTCCAATGAGGCTGAAGCGCACTGCTCCCTCAATGACGACAAGCGCGAAGATAGCGTAAATTATAGCCGAGGGTTCCCTGATGAACAGTAGCATCAACCCCCACGATGCCAGCCCGTCTACAGCGAAAATACTCCGGCCGAGTACTGTCTGTCCATTCATCGTATCCAGCCGGCGCGAAAAATA
It contains:
- a CDS encoding sensor histidine kinase codes for the protein MVAILLMAAVYRNLPVAAIIALSLGLGAANIMAWYFSRRLDTMNGQTVLGRSIFAVDGLASWGLMLLFIREPSAIIYAIFALVVIEGAVRFSLIGSLLTGAFFILGLSAAWIYRVSFLDMSFDLAAYVFWVGLITLISIMVGMVVRESRKQRAYAEALSTEKTLLLERRRISNELHDTVLKSLQGLALEAHALSRVSERKDTHPVEERARYIEEVCNSMSQEIRGVVFELRDENGNVHEGIKPQIEGIVGSWRKKSGIAAELVFSGEVPELPLKRAHDLRRMVEEALANIQRHSGASRVKVSLVSTDELLKLEICDNGHGFTCTTEDLYSFVRMGRLGLVSMKERVELAGGSFLINSDGRGTVISVVIPLDKAQKKPAGGQ
- a CDS encoding DNA-binding response regulator — its product is MSSIKVFIVDDNFVARRGLRSVLEAEDGIAVVGEASSGSEALKRLHECPADVVLMDIRMSDIDGIEATSMLLREKPDARILMATVIDDPAVHMNAMLAGARGYLVYGHFAPESLTDAIRAVASGQLVNIPSIPEEARIHRFESERGVLTQREDEILRLIAAGKDNREIAASLDIEEKTVKNHINSIYSKISVRSRREAIYYMLDSMFKEAL